Sequence from the Candidatus Beckwithbacteria bacterium genome:
TCAGCTCTTTTGTTTCCATTTCCCAGGCAAGAAGGGCAATTTCCTTTTTAGTTAAATTTAAAGCTAGCCATTGGTTAAAAGCACCGATAATGGCTACGGCAGCCGCTCCGGAGCTGCCTAAGCCGGCCGAATGGTTGCCCTCAAAACGGTCATAAAGATTAAAGCCGGTCGGGAGATGCTTTTTAAAATTATTTAAAATCGCATAAACTAAATCAAACTTTTTATCCTCGCCGTAACCGGGGAAAGGCTTATCAAGACTAAGTTGGCGGACTTCGCCTAAATTCTCAATAAAAATATTCCGGTCTTCCCGGGGAACTAAGGTTACCCGATGATACAAAGAAATCGCCAGGCTAATCACTTCCCCGCCATATTGGGAAGCAAAGGGATCAACATCGGTCCCTCCCCCGATTAGACCAATCCGGGTAGGGGCCTGGGAGATAATTTTCATAAATTTATTTTGGGAAAAATGGCCTGTTCAACTAAATCACAAATTATATGTAAAGCCAAAAGCTGGCCTTCTTGAATCCGCGGTGTATCCGAAGAAGGAATTTTGACAGCGGCATCGAGCAATGGTAAGGCAATTTTGGTTTTATCACTGACTAAGCCAATTGTTTTTAGGCCGATTTTTCTGGCTGATTCCAGGGCCAAACCTAAGTTTCTCGAGTGAAAATTAGCCTCATTCAGGGAAACATCGCTGGTAGTAATAATGATTAAAACATCACCTTTTTTCCCTAAGGCTTCAACTTGTTTAGAAAAAACATAGCTAAAACCAAAGTCATTGCTGATTGAAGTTAAGTTGGAGGTATCGGTGGTCAAGGCGATTGCCGCTAAAGGACTTCTGTCCAAACGGAATTTATTAATCATTTCCGCGGCAATGTGCTGCGCCTGGGAAGCACTGCCGCCATTACCGCAAAGCAATACTTTCCCGGCTTGCTTAAATGTTTTGATAATCATCTGCGCCGCTTGTAAAATGCCTGCTTGACAATTTTTAATCATGGCGGCGGAGACAACTGAAGCGGTTTGCAACTGATCAATTATTATTTTTGTCATAATTTATATTTTACCAAAAGGTTGGACCTTTTTGAATGATAACCACAAATAGATGGCTTGGAAAAAAGCAAGAATAAATAAGCCATGAGTTCTAATTGAGGTAAATATAAAATGGTATGGCAGCCAGAGGAAATGCTCCAAAAGCCGGCGGCCGTGAATGTTTTTCCAAACAAATAAAATCTGGTTACGTAAAGCCATCAACTCCATTTTTCTTTTGCCAAAGACACTGACATTAGTCGTTTCGTGATGGTGATAAACTACGGCTTTCGGTTCAAATAAAATTTTCCAGTGGAATTTTTCTCTGGCTGTCCAGGATAAATCAATATCTTCCCAATAGGCCGGTTTGTATAAAGGATCCATACCACCAATCTGTAAATATTTTTTGCGGTCAAAGGCGCTCGAGCCACCGGTGGCCCAGCAGTTAGTTACCTTCCTTTTCAAATTCCCGATGGGGACGGCTGAATGGACCAAAAATCCGCGCTGAAATCGGCATTGGTTCCGGCCGGAAAATGCCTCTTTATTCTCATGACTTTGAATTTCCAAACAGGAAACGGCAAAAACACTATCGTCACGGAAATGAGCCAGCAACGGCGCCAGAAAATTTGGTTTCGGAGCGACATCAGAGTTTAGCAATACCACAACGTCACCATGAGCGGCTTTAACGCCATTATTACAGGAAACGGCAAAACGCTGATTGATTTTATTAACCACCACTTTTACCTGAGGAAAATTTTGTTTTAGAAAATCTCTCGTGTCGTCCGGAGAAGCGTCGTCAACGACAATAATTTCTGCACCCGGGCAAGCCTTAATCACTAGCGGTAAGTATTTGATTAAGGGTAGTTTTTTCCAGTTGGGAATAACGACGGAAACTGTTTTCATAAGTTAAAAATTTTCCTGGTGGTTTGGCAAAACTTGATTAAAGAAAAATCTTTGGCCCGTTTTTGGGCTTGAGTCGATAATTTCTGCCATAGTTTTTGATCGTCAATCAATTCCCCGGTTTGCTGAATCAACTGCGGTTGTGTCTGCCAGAGAAGGCCGTCGACCGCGTGGTTAACGATTTCCGTTTGCCCGCCTTTTTTAATTACCACCGGTACGGCAGCGGCGGCCATGGCTTCAATCGTCGAGATGCCGAAATGCTCCGCCGCCTGCGGATTGGTTTGTTCATCAATCCTATAGCCGGTCGCGTGCCAATAGATTTTTGCTTGGCCGTAAGCCTGAAGCAAGGAATCAAAACTGGTCTTTGACGGTAAATCAATCGGATAA
This genomic interval carries:
- a CDS encoding SIS domain-containing protein, whose protein sequence is MTKIIIDQLQTASVVSAAMIKNCQAGILQAAQMIIKTFKQAGKVLLCGNGGSASQAQHIAAEMINKFRLDRSPLAAIALTTDTSNLTSISNDFGFSYVFSKQVEALGKKGDVLIIITTSDVSLNEANFHSRNLGLALESARKIGLKTIGLVSDKTKIALPLLDAAVKIPSSDTPRIQEGQLLALHIICDLVEQAIFPKINL
- a CDS encoding glycosyltransferase — translated: MKTVSVVIPNWKKLPLIKYLPLVIKACPGAEIIVVDDASPDDTRDFLKQNFPQVKVVVNKINQRFAVSCNNGVKAAHGDVVVLLNSDVAPKPNFLAPLLAHFRDDSVFAVSCLEIQSHENKEAFSGRNQCRFQRGFLVHSAVPIGNLKRKVTNCWATGGSSAFDRKKYLQIGGMDPLYKPAYWEDIDLSWTAREKFHWKILFEPKAVVYHHHETTNVSVFGKRKMELMALRNQILFVWKNIHGRRLLEHFLWLPYHFIFTSIRTHGLFILAFFQAIYLWLSFKKVQPFGKI